In Candidatus Contubernalis alkalaceticus, the following proteins share a genomic window:
- a CDS encoding M23 family metallopeptidase: MKKDYSKKITTSVLIVMILWTLVPVTAQTGELKVSLGVERINANTLQLTADSAGANNFSYRFDMRIMGTGEDYTIIRDFSSEPIFTWGGARDGELYEIVVHGVSEQGYIGCYCVFGNTDHSAINLLTGLNMEIHAEGNAVHVTAVPQGGTHVIYALQYRKVGDNNYNELNASNPYQVSPSFIKPLDNGDYEIVVHAIDMAGGLITYYGAYRPFTLPAEESPGTDPHFWESRKSTWIHPLKNGWDMRHDPTIGGRQFGAPRGNSAHAGIDFIADPGTQVIAMTDGTVINIYNFYAGTQAVEVKNTDGTVIRYGEINPQVNIGTAVKQGDLIGCIIPNNLDGLSMLHLEIYLGFDKNNQVVTGPLTQVSNSTEYWYVLMRNYLRRADLIDPTEAKDLTIKYSP; the protein is encoded by the coding sequence ATGAAAAAGGATTATAGTAAGAAAATTACAACATCAGTATTAATCGTTATGATTCTGTGGACGCTGGTGCCTGTAACTGCACAAACAGGGGAACTGAAGGTCAGCCTTGGAGTGGAGCGAATCAATGCAAATACATTACAGTTAACAGCAGATTCAGCAGGGGCCAACAATTTTAGTTACCGGTTTGACATGAGGATTATGGGTACCGGGGAGGACTATACTATCATAAGAGACTTTTCCTCCGAACCCATTTTTACCTGGGGAGGTGCCCGAGATGGAGAGCTTTACGAAATTGTAGTTCATGGGGTATCAGAACAGGGTTACATAGGATGTTACTGTGTATTTGGGAATACAGACCATTCTGCCATTAATTTATTAACAGGTTTGAACATGGAAATTCATGCTGAGGGCAATGCAGTTCATGTTACCGCTGTGCCCCAGGGGGGCACCCATGTAATCTACGCCCTTCAGTACAGAAAAGTTGGGGATAATAATTATAATGAACTGAACGCCTCTAATCCGTATCAGGTTTCTCCGTCTTTCATTAAGCCCCTGGATAATGGAGATTACGAAATTGTTGTACATGCCATAGATATGGCCGGTGGCTTAATAACTTATTACGGAGCCTACAGGCCTTTTACTCTTCCAGCAGAAGAGAGCCCGGGAACAGATCCTCATTTCTGGGAAAGCAGAAAAAGCACATGGATTCATCCTCTTAAAAATGGTTGGGACATGAGGCATGATCCTACCATTGGGGGAAGGCAGTTTGGCGCCCCCAGGGGAAACAGCGCGCATGCCGGAATAGATTTTATAGCAGATCCGGGCACACAGGTAATAGCTATGACTGATGGTACAGTTATCAACATTTATAATTTTTATGCTGGTACCCAGGCGGTGGAGGTAAAAAACACTGACGGTACCGTTATTCGTTATGGTGAAATCAATCCTCAAGTTAATATAGGGACTGCTGTTAAGCAGGGAGATTTAATTGGATGTATTATTCCTAATAATCTCGATGGGCTTTCCATGCTGCACTTAGAAATTTATTTAGGATTTGATAAAAACAATCAAGTTGTTACCGGTCCACTTACTCAAGTATCTAATTCCACTGAATACTGGTATGTTCTTATGCGCAACTACCTGCGAAGAGCTGATTTAATTGACCCTACGGAAGCAAAGGACCTGACAATTAAATATTCGCCTTAA
- a CDS encoding S8 family serine peptidase produces MYSKILKNSKMFKVYLSILLITFLVLSAGLVSAVGFGNNEFTVKLDQSVEFYRNNLNNIDSKEQSYIEGEILVRFKPQASNKLAAMESLHENMGTKAVKSFEGLKGLQLVELPKGMTVEDAVNKYNKNPDILYAEPNYLLYTHGEQVFPNDPFFDQLWGLHNTGQSIRGTLGTADADIDAPEAWEIITGSEEVIIAVIDTGVDYNHPDLINNIWRNPNEVLDGTDTDGNGYVDDIVGWDFYSNDNDPMDEHSHGTHVSGTIAAEGNNELGITGVMWNAKIMPLRFLSPTGSGTTENAVEAILYANANGAHIINNSWGGGEFSQALKDAICASTAVVVCSAGNDVSNNDIIFNYPTSYNCPNIISVAATDNQDGLASFSNYGSNTVHVGAPGVRTFSTVTREPDYSQGITIFSDDMTTLDNWDTSNYANKPWGLSTVRFASAPSSAADNSGDDYEDDEFAWLLLNDSIDLSSSLHAKMTFNLWLNTEENYDGVLFGYSLDRHVFYTLDSWSGSTGGEFHPFEVDLSDACGEFEVYLAFILLSDCCNNFEGAYIDDVEILTTNTISSYSEAYAYYSGTSMAAPHVSGLAGLIKALDPDLSNLEIRETILDNVDTISSLEGKVSTGGRINARKALESLVPITGVSLNKTALTLVEGETDTLIANIEPAEASQEVIWTSSNPAAATVDNQGRVTAVSKGTAVIKAVSAANSEIWSTCDVTVTEFNVTLGVHRVNATTLQLTAGSSAGNTLYRFDVREMDSGGGYRMIRDYSTENNFTWEGAQDGVIYEIVVHGLSGLAYSGCYVVFGNTVPLPGDTFQGINMQVHSVGDKVHITALPQGGTNLIYALQFREMGGDYSILDSSNPYQASPSFIRDLEYGEYEIVVHGIDVAEGSLIYYGAYTPFIHAAP; encoded by the coding sequence ATGTATTCAAAAATATTAAAAAATTCCAAAATGTTTAAAGTTTATTTGTCAATTTTATTAATAACATTTTTGGTGCTGTCGGCAGGGTTAGTTTCTGCCGTCGGTTTTGGAAACAATGAATTTACTGTTAAGCTGGATCAGAGTGTGGAATTCTACCGTAATAATCTAAACAATATAGATAGTAAAGAGCAGAGTTATATCGAAGGGGAAATCTTGGTAAGATTTAAACCCCAGGCTTCCAATAAGTTAGCGGCCATGGAAAGCCTGCATGAAAACATGGGAACCAAAGCTGTAAAAAGCTTTGAAGGGCTGAAAGGGCTCCAACTGGTAGAGCTTCCCAAGGGAATGACCGTTGAAGATGCTGTAAACAAGTATAATAAAAATCCAGACATTTTGTATGCTGAGCCAAATTATTTACTTTATACCCATGGTGAGCAGGTATTTCCCAATGATCCCTTCTTTGATCAGCTTTGGGGGCTCCATAACACCGGGCAGTCAATTAGAGGAACTTTAGGGACAGCAGATGCGGACATTGATGCACCGGAAGCCTGGGAGATAATAACCGGATCAGAGGAAGTTATTATTGCTGTAATTGATACCGGGGTAGATTATAATCACCCGGATTTGATTAATAATATCTGGAGGAATCCCAACGAAGTCCTTGACGGGACCGATACTGACGGGAATGGTTATGTAGATGATATCGTTGGGTGGGATTTTTATTCCAACGATAATGATCCCATGGATGAACACTCTCATGGCACCCATGTATCTGGCACTATAGCAGCGGAAGGAAATAATGAGCTGGGAATAACCGGGGTTATGTGGAATGCTAAAATCATGCCCCTCAGGTTTCTCAGCCCTACAGGATCAGGAACTACTGAGAATGCTGTAGAAGCAATTTTGTATGCTAATGCCAATGGGGCCCATATTATTAACAATTCTTGGGGGGGAGGCGAATTCTCTCAGGCATTGAAGGATGCCATTTGCGCGTCTACGGCTGTGGTAGTCTGTTCTGCTGGGAATGATGTTAGTAATAATGATATTATTTTTAACTACCCTACCAGCTACAATTGCCCTAACATAATTTCAGTTGCAGCCACAGACAATCAGGATGGACTTGCCTCTTTTTCAAATTATGGTTCAAATACGGTACATGTAGGAGCTCCGGGAGTGAGGACTTTCAGTACCGTGACACGGGAGCCGGATTACAGCCAGGGCATAACTATTTTTTCTGATGATATGACCACCCTGGATAATTGGGACACCAGCAATTATGCAAACAAGCCCTGGGGGCTTTCCACAGTACGCTTTGCCAGTGCCCCCTCCAGTGCAGCCGATAATTCCGGTGATGACTATGAAGATGATGAATTTGCCTGGTTGTTATTAAATGATTCCATAGATCTCAGCAGCTCATTACATGCAAAGATGACTTTTAACCTTTGGCTGAATACAGAGGAAAATTATGACGGCGTATTATTTGGGTATTCATTAGACAGACATGTTTTTTACACCTTAGACTCATGGTCAGGCTCCACCGGAGGTGAATTCCATCCCTTTGAAGTAGATTTGAGTGATGCATGTGGAGAATTTGAGGTTTATCTTGCATTTATATTGCTTTCTGACTGTTGTAATAATTTTGAGGGAGCATACATTGATGATGTGGAAATACTTACGACCAATACAATATCTTCATATTCAGAAGCATATGCTTACTATAGTGGTACATCTATGGCTGCTCCCCATGTTTCAGGCCTGGCAGGCCTGATTAAAGCCTTAGACCCTGACCTTTCTAATCTGGAAATAAGGGAAACTATATTGGACAATGTAGACACCATTTCTTCCTTAGAAGGAAAGGTATCTACCGGGGGGAGAATAAACGCCAGGAAAGCCCTGGAGTCCCTGGTGCCGATAACCGGAGTAAGCCTTAACAAAACAGCTTTAACCCTGGTTGAGGGGGAAACAGATACCCTTATTGCCAATATTGAGCCGGCAGAAGCAAGCCAGGAAGTAATATGGACTTCCAGCAATCCGGCTGCAGCCACAGTAGACAATCAGGGCCGGGTAACAGCGGTATCCAAAGGTACAGCTGTAATAAAAGCTGTTAGTGCAGCTAATTCTGAAATTTGGTCTACCTGTGATGTTACTGTTACAGAATTTAATGTCACCCTGGGTGTCCATAGGGTTAATGCCACCACGCTGCAGCTGACCGCAGGCTCGTCTGCAGGGAATACTCTCTATCGTTTTGATGTAAGAGAAATGGACAGCGGTGGTGGTTACAGGATGATAAGAGATTACTCTACAGAAAATAATTTTACCTGGGAAGGTGCTCAGGACGGTGTTATTTATGAGATCGTCGTTCATGGGTTATCCGGCCTGGCCTATTCCGGATGCTATGTGGTTTTTGGAAACACTGTGCCTTTGCCGGGGGATACTTTTCAGGGCATAAATATGCAGGTTCATTCTGTGGGGGATAAAGTACATATTACCGCTTTGCCCCAGGGGGGTACCAATTTAATTTATGCCCTTCAATTTAGGGAAATGGGCGGTGATTATAGTATTTTGGACTCATCTAATCCCTATCAGGCTTCCCCTAGTTTTATAAGAGATCTGGAATACGGTGAATATGAGATTGTGGTTCATGGAATTGATGTGGCTGAAGGCTCATTGATTTATTATGGAGCTTACACTCCCTTTATTCATGCTGCTCCTTAA
- a CDS encoding glycosyltransferase family 2 protein, which produces MHELITIIVPIYKCEKYIRKCIDSIVNQTYKNLEIILVNDGSPDKCGEICDHYSKIDKRFKVIHKENGGISDARNTGLNAARGKYISFADCDDYLHPKMLEVLWQLITTHNADISICDYLKTYPNDSVEVVEQEKAIKVYSNIEALHILFTELPLHEDLAWNVPWNKLYLSKLFNEFRFPKGRVYEDVATIYKLLHKSRKIVKTNKPLYYYLQRDDSVTKSQQHRIFSLDILDACSESADYFLQHGLIDLYEITAHEYMKTIIRVYHQLRDSDNSNNEALKSIKKRYNTELKRLKILKKLPLQKKMDLYIFYIHPQLLVIWDNRRKRKSFKSFLRSMKRRLLNLCSR; this is translated from the coding sequence ATGCATGAACTAATAACCATAATTGTGCCAATTTATAAATGCGAAAAGTATATCAGGAAATGCATTGATTCCATTGTAAATCAAACCTATAAAAACTTAGAAATAATACTGGTGAATGATGGATCTCCAGACAAATGTGGAGAGATATGTGACCACTATTCAAAAATAGATAAGCGCTTCAAGGTCATACATAAAGAGAACGGTGGTATCTCTGACGCCAGAAATACGGGGTTAAATGCTGCCAGGGGCAAATACATAAGCTTCGCTGATTGCGATGATTACCTTCATCCCAAAATGCTTGAGGTTCTATGGCAATTAATAACTACCCATAACGCTGATATTTCCATCTGTGATTATCTAAAGACATATCCAAATGATTCGGTAGAAGTAGTTGAACAAGAAAAAGCCATTAAAGTGTACAGCAATATTGAAGCCCTGCATATTCTATTCACCGAACTGCCGCTGCATGAAGATCTGGCATGGAATGTTCCTTGGAATAAACTTTATCTAAGTAAACTTTTTAATGAGTTTAGATTTCCAAAGGGCAGAGTTTATGAAGATGTTGCCACAATCTATAAATTATTACATAAATCCCGAAAAATAGTTAAAACAAATAAACCTCTTTATTACTATTTACAAAGAGATGACAGTGTTACTAAGAGTCAACAGCATCGTATCTTCAGCCTGGATATCCTGGATGCTTGTTCAGAGAGTGCTGACTATTTTTTGCAGCACGGCCTTATAGATCTGTATGAGATCACTGCTCATGAGTATATGAAGACTATCATTAGAGTGTACCATCAACTAAGGGACTCTGATAACTCTAATAATGAAGCTTTGAAAAGTATAAAAAAAAGATATAATACAGAATTAAAGCGGCTTAAAATACTTAAGAAGCTCCCGCTGCAGAAAAAAATGGATCTATATATTTTTTATATACATCCACAGTTGTTGGTAATATGGGACAATAGGCGAAAAAGAAAATCATTTAAATCTTTCCTTAGATCCATGAAACGCAGGTTGTTAAACCTTTGTTCCCGTTAA
- the rfbD gene encoding dTDP-4-dehydrorhamnose reductase, whose translation MKITGTRFKGLLIVETDVYGDNRGWFTETFTKNKFIEKGMDIEFVQDNHSYSAKKNTLRGIHFQNNPEAQTKIIRCTRGSIADIVVDLRKGSETYKQWLRIELSAHNKKQLFIPKGFGHGFLTLTDDCEVQYKVDRYYSIEHDRGIKYNDPEIGIEWGVKEPILSRKDLLAPLLKNSDVNYSIKVMVTGASGQLGLDVVKRLKVLGIEAVGVSRDVLNITDKKQTEDYIITNRPDVVIHCAAYTKVDQAEDEKEHCYLTNVEGTRNIAQACSQVDAKMVYISTDYVFDGEGESPHREEKSPGPINFYGYSKVQGEAIVKEALEKYYIVRTSWLYGHNGNNFVKKILKLAQSRDEINVVNDQIGSPTYTEDLSVLICDMIQTNKYGIYHGVNEGYCSWYQFALAVFGNAGIDIKVNPISSSKCLAKAERPLNSRLSTENTVKNGFQKLPQWEGALVRFLTGTKV comes from the coding sequence GTGAAAATTACCGGGACCCGGTTTAAAGGGCTGCTAATCGTGGAAACAGATGTATATGGCGATAACCGAGGATGGTTTACGGAAACCTTTACAAAGAATAAATTTATAGAAAAGGGAATGGATATTGAGTTTGTTCAGGATAATCATTCTTATTCAGCTAAGAAAAATACCCTCAGAGGCATTCACTTCCAAAATAATCCTGAGGCACAAACCAAGATAATTAGATGCACCCGGGGTTCTATTGCTGATATTGTTGTGGATTTAAGAAAAGGTTCCGAAACATATAAACAGTGGTTACGTATAGAATTGTCTGCCCATAATAAAAAGCAGCTTTTTATACCCAAAGGTTTTGGTCATGGGTTTTTAACCTTAACCGATGATTGTGAAGTGCAGTATAAGGTGGACCGATACTATTCCATTGAGCATGACCGGGGCATTAAATATAATGATCCTGAGATAGGAATAGAATGGGGCGTTAAAGAACCAATTCTTTCCCGGAAAGATTTACTGGCTCCATTACTTAAAAACAGTGATGTAAATTATAGTATTAAAGTTATGGTAACGGGTGCCAGCGGCCAATTAGGCTTAGATGTTGTTAAAAGGCTTAAGGTTCTTGGGATAGAAGCTGTTGGCGTGAGCAGAGATGTTCTTAACATAACGGATAAGAAGCAGACTGAAGATTATATAATAACAAATCGGCCTGACGTTGTAATTCATTGTGCTGCTTATACAAAGGTAGACCAGGCGGAAGATGAAAAAGAGCATTGTTATTTAACCAATGTAGAAGGTACAAGAAATATTGCCCAGGCCTGCAGTCAAGTAGACGCAAAAATGGTGTATATCAGTACAGACTATGTTTTTGATGGAGAAGGGGAAAGTCCCCATAGGGAAGAAAAATCTCCGGGCCCTATTAATTTTTATGGGTACTCAAAAGTACAAGGGGAAGCAATTGTAAAAGAGGCCTTAGAAAAATACTATATCGTTAGAACCTCTTGGCTTTACGGCCATAATGGCAATAACTTTGTTAAAAAAATCCTTAAGTTGGCTCAATCAAGAGATGAGATTAATGTTGTTAATGATCAAATAGGTTCCCCTACCTATACAGAAGATTTATCAGTTCTGATTTGTGATATGATTCAAACCAATAAGTATGGTATCTATCATGGAGTAAATGAGGGTTACTGCAGCTGGTATCAGTTTGCTCTGGCAGTTTTCGGGAATGCCGGAATAGACATTAAGGTGAATCCCATATCTTCTTCTAAATGTTTGGCAAAAGCTGAGAGGCCTTTGAATTCCAGGTTATCTACAGAAAATACAGTTAAAAATGGGTTTCAAAAGCTGCCCCAATGGGAGGGTGCTTTAGTCAGGTTTTTAACGGGAACAAAGGTTTAA
- the rfbA gene encoding glucose-1-phosphate thymidylyltransferase RfbA encodes MKGIILAGGSGTRLYPITLITSKQLLPVYDKPMIYYSLSTLMLAGIKEILIICTPVDLPDFLKLLGDGSQFGIQLSYKEQPSPDGLAQAFIIGEEFIEGQSCAMILGDNIFYGNGFRPLLRKAKENAEKGEATIFGYYVLDPQRFGIVEFDQKGKVISVEEKPENPKSNYCITGLYFYDKRVVTYAKMVRPSARGEYEITDLNRMYLLDGTLNVQLLGRGYAWLDTGTMDSLVEAANFIQMVEKRQGIKISAPEEIAYVNRWIDRQAILKSAERYGKSPYGEHLKQVAQGKIRY; translated from the coding sequence ATGAAAGGTATTATTTTAGCAGGGGGCAGTGGAACACGCCTTTATCCGATAACACTTATTACCAGCAAACAGCTTTTGCCGGTATATGATAAGCCCATGATATATTATTCATTATCTACCCTTATGTTGGCAGGGATTAAGGAGATTTTAATTATTTGCACCCCTGTTGACCTGCCGGATTTTCTAAAATTATTGGGGGATGGCAGTCAATTTGGCATCCAATTATCATATAAAGAACAACCTTCACCTGATGGATTGGCTCAAGCTTTCATAATAGGGGAAGAGTTTATTGAGGGCCAATCATGTGCCATGATTTTGGGGGATAATATTTTTTATGGAAATGGCTTCAGGCCTTTGCTCAGGAAAGCTAAGGAGAATGCGGAGAAAGGCGAAGCGACTATCTTTGGCTATTATGTTCTTGACCCCCAGCGTTTCGGTATTGTTGAATTTGACCAAAAGGGTAAAGTCATATCTGTAGAAGAGAAGCCGGAGAATCCCAAATCAAACTATTGTATTACCGGTTTATATTTTTATGATAAACGGGTGGTTACATATGCCAAAATGGTCAGGCCTTCTGCAAGAGGTGAGTATGAGATTACGGACCTTAATCGTATGTATCTTTTAGATGGCACCCTCAATGTTCAGCTCCTGGGGAGAGGCTATGCGTGGTTGGATACCGGAACAATGGACAGTCTGGTTGAAGCTGCTAATTTTATTCAAATGGTTGAAAAACGGCAGGGCATTAAAATATCGGCACCGGAAGAGATTGCTTATGTTAACCGGTGGATCGATAGGCAGGCAATCCTTAAATCTGCTGAACGATATGGGAAATCCCCCTATGGTGAACATCTTAAGCAGGTGGCCCAAGGAAAAATCCGTTATTAA